Proteins from one Streptomyces sp. NBC_00390 genomic window:
- a CDS encoding zinc-binding dehydrogenase, which produces MFAAYAARIDRDQPLNGLELGERPAPEDRPGWTTVTVKAASLNHHDLWSLRGVGLSEDKLPMILGCDAAGIDADGNEVVLHSVIGQSGHGVGPDEPRSILTERYQGTFAEQVSVPTWNVLPKPKELTFEQAACLPTAWLTAYRMLFTNAGVRPGDSVLVQGAGGGVATAAIVLGKAAGLRVYATSRDEAKRKRAVELGAEEAYEPGARLPRRVDAVVETVGAATWSHSVKSLRPGGTLVISGATSGDRPSHAELTRIFFLELKVVGSTMGSKDELEDLLSFCAATGVRPVIDEVLPLDRAREGFEKIASGDLFGKIVLTNP; this is translated from the coding sequence ATGTTCGCCGCCTACGCCGCCCGCATCGACCGTGACCAGCCGCTCAACGGCCTCGAACTGGGCGAACGCCCCGCACCCGAGGACCGTCCCGGCTGGACGACCGTGACCGTCAAGGCTGCCTCCCTCAACCACCACGACCTGTGGTCGCTGCGTGGTGTGGGCCTCTCCGAGGACAAGCTGCCGATGATCCTCGGCTGCGACGCAGCCGGCATCGACGCGGACGGCAACGAAGTCGTCCTGCACTCGGTCATCGGCCAGAGCGGTCACGGCGTCGGCCCGGACGAGCCCCGCTCCATCCTGACCGAGCGCTACCAGGGGACCTTCGCCGAGCAGGTCTCCGTGCCCACCTGGAACGTGCTGCCGAAGCCCAAGGAGCTCACCTTCGAGCAGGCCGCGTGCCTGCCCACCGCGTGGCTGACCGCCTACCGCATGCTCTTCACCAACGCGGGTGTCCGTCCTGGCGATTCGGTCCTTGTCCAGGGCGCGGGCGGTGGTGTCGCCACCGCCGCGATCGTGCTCGGCAAGGCGGCCGGGCTGCGGGTGTACGCGACCAGCCGCGACGAGGCCAAGCGCAAGCGTGCCGTCGAGCTGGGTGCGGAGGAGGCGTACGAGCCGGGCGCCCGTCTGCCCCGGCGTGTGGACGCGGTCGTCGAGACCGTCGGCGCCGCCACCTGGTCGCACTCGGTCAAGTCGCTGCGGCCCGGCGGCACGCTGGTGATCTCGGGGGCCACGAGCGGTGACCGGCCCTCGCACGCCGAGCTCACCCGGATCTTCTTCCTGGAGCTGAAGGTCGTCGGCTCGACCATGGGCTCCAAGGACGAGCTGGAGGACCTGCTCTCGTTCTGCGCGGCCACGGGCGTGCGGCCGGTGATCGACGAGGTGCTGCCGCTGGACCGGGCACGGGAGGGCTTCGAGAAGATCGCCTCCGGCGACCTCTTCGGAAAGATTGTCCTGACGAACCCTTGA
- a CDS encoding alkaline phosphatase D family protein: MTRLNRRDLLKAAGAVGALNLAWPLSAGLSPAQAREAAEALGADYDPAPFTLGVASGDPQPTSVLLWTRLAPEPLAAEQDLPEVVEVDWVVATDPLLRRVVTRGTATASATLGHSVHVPVSGLRANTRYWYGFTALGRTSRTGRTKTAPVGAVASVRFAAANCQAFHDGFYAAHRGIARENVDFVVHLGDYIYEHGQVGGVPADHVRDHEGPSVFTVADYRRRHALYKGDASLREAHAAHPWFLTWDDHEVANDYSGTGGGAPFMQRRAAAYQAWYENMPHRDDGASALPDPEIRRVRRWGDLLELTVLDLRSYRSAQNLADGTILGAEQKSWLKRGIDRAPDSWHVWANSIMLSQLRGRPGGSYMFTDQWDGFLAERKEVLGHVHSSGLEDLVVITGDWHSAFVDDIRTDFDDTSSPVVGTEFTAHSVTSGAYSADWNRTNGPLMGAANPHLKYFEGNRYGYDVYEATPERFSAHMRVIADRRDPVSPVTTLTTFHVDRGGVGSYEDPATKNSPAQYRRD, encoded by the coding sequence GTGACCAGGCTCAACCGACGTGATCTGCTCAAGGCCGCCGGTGCCGTGGGCGCGCTCAACCTCGCCTGGCCGCTGAGCGCCGGACTCTCGCCGGCGCAGGCGCGGGAGGCCGCGGAAGCCCTCGGTGCCGACTACGACCCCGCACCGTTCACGCTCGGTGTCGCCTCCGGGGATCCGCAGCCGACAAGTGTCCTGCTGTGGACCCGCCTCGCACCCGAACCGCTCGCCGCCGAGCAGGACCTGCCCGAAGTCGTCGAGGTCGACTGGGTCGTCGCCACCGACCCCCTGCTGCGGCGAGTCGTCACCCGTGGCACTGCCACCGCCTCGGCCACGCTCGGGCACAGCGTGCACGTACCCGTCAGCGGGCTGCGCGCGAACACCCGCTACTGGTACGGGTTCACGGCCCTCGGCCGGACGAGCCGTACCGGCCGGACGAAGACCGCGCCGGTCGGCGCCGTCGCGTCCGTCCGGTTCGCCGCCGCCAACTGCCAGGCCTTCCACGACGGCTTCTACGCCGCCCACCGGGGTATCGCACGCGAGAACGTCGACTTCGTCGTCCACCTGGGCGACTACATCTACGAGCACGGCCAGGTCGGTGGCGTCCCGGCCGACCACGTCCGCGACCACGAGGGCCCGTCGGTCTTCACCGTCGCCGACTACCGCCGCCGCCACGCGCTCTACAAGGGCGACGCATCCCTGCGCGAGGCCCACGCCGCCCACCCCTGGTTCCTCACCTGGGACGACCACGAGGTCGCCAACGACTACTCCGGCACCGGCGGTGGCGCCCCGTTCATGCAGCGCCGGGCCGCCGCGTACCAGGCCTGGTACGAGAACATGCCGCATCGCGACGACGGTGCGTCCGCCCTGCCCGACCCCGAGATCCGCCGGGTCCGCCGCTGGGGCGACCTGCTGGAGCTGACCGTCCTCGACCTGCGCTCGTACCGCTCCGCGCAGAACCTCGCCGACGGCACCATCCTCGGGGCCGAGCAGAAGTCCTGGCTCAAGCGGGGCATCGACCGCGCACCCGACTCCTGGCACGTCTGGGCCAACTCGATCATGCTCAGCCAGCTGCGCGGCCGGCCGGGCGGCTCGTACATGTTCACCGACCAGTGGGACGGCTTCCTCGCCGAGCGCAAGGAGGTACTGGGGCATGTCCACAGCAGCGGGCTGGAGGACCTCGTCGTCATCACCGGCGACTGGCACTCCGCCTTCGTGGACGACATCAGGACCGACTTCGACGACACCTCGTCGCCGGTGGTCGGTACGGAGTTCACGGCGCACTCCGTCACCTCGGGCGCGTACTCCGCGGACTGGAACCGGACCAACGGCCCTCTCATGGGCGCTGCCAACCCGCACCTGAAGTACTTCGAGGGCAATCGCTACGGCTACGACGTCTACGAGGCCACCCCGGAGCGCTTCAGCGCCCACATGCGGGTGATCGCCGACCGCCGTGACCCGGTCTCGCCCGTGACGACGCTGACCACGTTCCATGTGGACCGCGGCGGGGTCGGCTCGTACGAGGACCCGGCGACGAAGAACTCCCCGGCGCAGTACCGAAGGGACTAG
- a CDS encoding phosphoesterase, with amino-acid sequence MNLVVNGDAETGPGGSAEPVGSVTGWVIKQGAPALVGYALGGGYPTAADPGPAQRGSRFFSGGNSPRTALVQDISLPAAGATGRAAVDAGLVRYTVGAWLGGYSMQEDGVRLSVEFRDAKGTPVALSVLGPVTAAERGSRTGLVERTASAAVPPGARTARLLLVFTRSGGGTSNDGYADAISLSLTATGVRK; translated from the coding sequence GTGAATCTGGTCGTCAACGGCGACGCCGAGACCGGGCCCGGCGGAAGCGCCGAACCCGTCGGTTCCGTCACCGGATGGGTCATCAAGCAAGGGGCGCCCGCGCTCGTCGGCTACGCACTCGGCGGCGGGTATCCGACCGCCGCCGACCCGGGTCCCGCCCAGCGCGGGAGCAGGTTCTTCAGCGGCGGCAACTCGCCCCGGACCGCACTCGTACAGGACATCTCCCTGCCCGCAGCCGGGGCGACCGGCCGGGCCGCCGTCGATGCCGGCCTGGTGCGTTACACCGTCGGCGCATGGCTCGGCGGTTACTCCATGCAGGAGGACGGCGTCCGGCTGTCCGTGGAGTTCCGCGACGCCAAGGGCACGCCCGTCGCCCTCTCCGTGCTCGGCCCGGTGACGGCCGCCGAGCGCGGCTCCCGCACCGGCCTGGTCGAGCGGACGGCTTCCGCGGCCGTCCCGCCCGGGGCCCGTACCGCGCGCCTCCTGCTCGTCTTCACCCGCAGCGGCGGCGGGACCTCCAACGACGGGTACGCCGACGCCATATCACTCAGCCTGACGGCCACGGGGGTACGCAAGTGA
- a CDS encoding NAD(P)-dependent malic enzyme: MAAEIVNPRSDSTGTESADEPFDPAFALHRGGKMAIQATVPVRDKDDLSLAYTPGVAKVCTAIAEQPELVHDYTWKSQVVAVVTDGTAVLGLGDIGPEASLPVMEGKAILFKQFGGVDAVPIALATTDTDEIVETVVRLAPSFGGVNLEDISAPRCFEIERKLKERLDIPVFHDDQHGTAVVTLAALRNAAKLTGRGLGDLRGVISGAGAAGVAIAKFLLEAGLGDVAVADRKGIVSRDRDDLTQVKRELAEITNKAGLTGSLETALAGADVFIGVSGGTVPEEAVASMAPGAFVFAMANPNPEVHPDIAHKYAAVVATGRSDYPNQINNVLAFPGIFAGAFQVRASAITEGMKIAAANALADVVGDALAADYVIPSPFDERVAPAVTAAVAAAARAEGVARR, encoded by the coding sequence ATGGCAGCGGAGATCGTCAATCCTCGCAGCGACAGTACGGGTACGGAGAGTGCCGACGAGCCCTTCGATCCGGCCTTCGCGCTGCACCGCGGCGGCAAGATGGCCATCCAGGCCACAGTGCCCGTGCGCGACAAGGACGACCTGTCACTCGCGTACACGCCTGGCGTCGCCAAGGTGTGCACAGCCATCGCCGAGCAGCCTGAGCTCGTCCACGACTACACCTGGAAGTCGCAGGTCGTCGCCGTCGTGACGGACGGGACCGCGGTGCTCGGTCTCGGCGACATCGGCCCGGAGGCGTCGCTTCCGGTCATGGAGGGGAAGGCGATCCTCTTCAAGCAGTTCGGCGGCGTGGACGCGGTCCCGATCGCCCTCGCCACCACCGACACCGACGAGATCGTCGAGACCGTCGTGCGTCTCGCGCCGTCCTTCGGCGGAGTGAACCTCGAGGACATCTCGGCACCGCGGTGCTTCGAGATCGAGCGCAAGCTCAAGGAGCGCCTCGACATCCCCGTCTTCCACGACGACCAGCACGGTACGGCCGTGGTGACCCTCGCCGCCCTGCGGAACGCCGCGAAGCTGACCGGGCGCGGTCTCGGTGACCTGCGCGGTGTCATCTCCGGCGCCGGCGCGGCCGGTGTGGCCATCGCGAAGTTCCTGCTCGAGGCCGGTCTCGGCGATGTCGCGGTGGCCGACCGCAAGGGCATCGTCAGCCGCGACCGCGACGACCTGACTCAGGTCAAGCGCGAGCTTGCGGAGATCACCAACAAGGCCGGGCTCACCGGCTCGCTGGAGACCGCGCTGGCGGGCGCGGACGTCTTCATCGGCGTCTCCGGCGGCACCGTGCCCGAGGAGGCCGTCGCGTCGATGGCGCCAGGTGCGTTCGTCTTCGCCATGGCCAACCCGAACCCCGAGGTCCACCCCGACATCGCGCACAAGTACGCGGCGGTCGTGGCCACGGGCCGGTCGGACTACCCGAACCAGATCAACAACGTGCTGGCCTTCCCCGGCATCTTCGCGGGCGCGTTCCAGGTGCGGGCCTCCGCGATCACCGAGGGCATGAAGATCGCCGCGGCGAACGCGCTGGCGGATGTGGTCGGCGACGCGCTGGCGGCCGACTACGTGATCCCCTCGCCGTTCGACGAGCGGGTCGCCCCGGCGGTCACGGCTGCGGTCGCGGCGGCCGCGCGCGCGGAGGGCGTGGCGCGACGCTGA
- a CDS encoding ABC transporter substrate-binding protein yields the protein MTASLTRRTTAARSRIAAVGAIAVVGALTLTACGDQTSSGTGSTKTQAGGSDAPLFDALPKKYQDSGKIKVGTDAAYAPMEYEEGGKIVGIDPDIAAALGKELGVEFVFTSGTFDGLISSLNTGRQDVVMSAMSDTKARQEGLDDKGKKTGEGVDFVDYFNSGVSLLVKKGNPQKITSLDDLCGKKVAVQRGTTYHDTFKAQAEKCKKDGKGTLTIEAFDTDAEAQTRVKSGGAVADLNDYPVAAHIAKTAGGGNDFEVVGDQTDAGPFGIAVDKDNAELRDALQKALNAIIKNGEYEKVLKKWDVTDSAVTEATINGGK from the coding sequence ATGACCGCAAGCCTCACCCGTCGTACGACCGCTGCCAGGTCCCGGATCGCCGCGGTCGGCGCGATCGCGGTCGTCGGTGCCCTGACGCTCACCGCGTGCGGTGACCAGACCAGCTCGGGCACGGGGTCGACGAAGACCCAGGCCGGCGGTTCCGACGCCCCGCTCTTCGACGCGCTCCCGAAGAAGTACCAGGACTCCGGCAAGATCAAGGTCGGTACGGACGCCGCCTACGCGCCGATGGAGTACGAGGAGGGCGGCAAGATCGTCGGTATCGACCCCGACATCGCCGCCGCCCTCGGCAAGGAGCTCGGCGTCGAGTTCGTGTTCACCAGCGGCACCTTCGACGGCCTGATCTCCTCGCTCAACACCGGCCGCCAGGACGTCGTCATGTCCGCCATGAGTGACACCAAGGCCCGTCAGGAGGGCCTGGACGACAAGGGCAAGAAGACCGGCGAGGGTGTCGACTTCGTCGACTACTTCAACTCCGGCGTCTCCCTCCTGGTCAAGAAGGGCAACCCGCAGAAGATCACGTCGCTCGACGACCTGTGCGGCAAGAAGGTCGCCGTCCAGCGTGGCACGACCTACCACGACACCTTCAAGGCGCAGGCCGAGAAGTGCAAGAAGGACGGCAAGGGCACCCTCACCATCGAGGCGTTCGACACCGACGCCGAGGCCCAGACCCGTGTGAAGTCCGGCGGCGCCGTCGCCGACCTCAACGACTACCCGGTGGCCGCGCACATCGCGAAGACCGCGGGCGGCGGCAACGACTTCGAGGTCGTGGGCGACCAGACCGACGCCGGTCCGTTCGGCATCGCCGTCGACAAGGACAACGCGGAGCTCCGCGACGCGCTCCAGAAGGCCCTGAACGCCATCATCAAGAACGGCGAGTACGAGAAGGTCCTGAAGAAGTGGGACGTCACGGACAGCGCCGTGACCGAGGCGACCATCAACGGCGGCAAGTAA
- a CDS encoding amino acid ABC transporter permease → MTDKFDKPPADEPPADPGISKAAIAHPERIKAIPVRHYGRWVSGVVVVALLGTLIYSFSQGDVNWGTVGDFIFDDRIIAGAVNTVIISVLSMIIGLVLGIVFAVMRLSKNPVTGAVAWLYIWLFRGTPVYVQLLLWFNLALIFPILNVGFYKDEMVDVMTPFVVALLGLGLNEGAYMAEIVRAGIQSVDEGQTEASHALGMPNSKTMRRIVLPQAMRVIVPPTGNEFINLLKTSSLVSAVQYTDLLRSATNIGSTSFAVMEMLLVASVWYLALTSVFSIGQYYVERYYARGSLRQLPPTPYQRVKTKMMGLASPRGGVSA, encoded by the coding sequence GTGACTGACAAGTTCGACAAGCCACCCGCCGACGAGCCGCCGGCGGACCCGGGGATCAGCAAAGCGGCGATCGCTCACCCCGAGCGGATCAAGGCCATCCCGGTACGGCACTACGGTCGCTGGGTCAGCGGTGTCGTGGTCGTGGCGTTGCTGGGCACGCTGATCTACTCGTTCTCGCAAGGCGACGTCAACTGGGGCACCGTCGGGGACTTCATCTTCGACGACCGGATCATCGCCGGCGCCGTGAACACCGTGATCATCAGCGTGCTGTCGATGATCATCGGCTTGGTGCTGGGAATCGTGTTCGCCGTCATGCGGCTCTCGAAGAACCCCGTGACCGGCGCGGTGGCCTGGCTGTACATCTGGCTCTTCCGCGGGACCCCGGTCTATGTGCAGCTGCTGCTGTGGTTCAACCTCGCGCTGATCTTCCCCATCCTGAACGTCGGGTTCTACAAGGACGAGATGGTCGATGTGATGACCCCGTTCGTGGTGGCCCTGTTGGGACTGGGGCTGAACGAGGGCGCCTACATGGCCGAGATCGTCCGGGCCGGCATCCAGTCGGTCGACGAGGGCCAGACCGAGGCATCGCACGCGCTGGGCATGCCCAACAGCAAGACCATGCGGCGCATCGTGCTGCCGCAGGCGATGCGGGTGATCGTGCCGCCGACCGGCAACGAGTTCATCAACCTGCTCAAGACCTCCTCGCTGGTCTCCGCGGTGCAGTACACGGATCTGCTCCGTTCCGCGACGAACATCGGCTCCACGTCGTTCGCGGTCATGGAGATGCTGCTCGTGGCGTCGGTCTGGTACCTGGCACTGACCAGTGTGTTCAGCATCGGCCAGTACTACGTCGAGCGGTACTACGCACGCGGTTCGCTGCGACAGCTGCCGCCCACGCCGTATCAGAGGGTCAAGACGAAGATGATGGGGCTCGCGAGCCCGCGAGGAGGTGTGTCGGCATGA
- a CDS encoding amino acid ABC transporter ATP-binding protein, which produces MVKAEGVHKSYGAAHILRGIDLEVAPREVFCLVGPSGSGKSTFLRCINHLEQINAGRLSVDGHLVGYRQKGDKLYELKDSEVAAQRRDIGMVFQRFNLFPHMTALANVMEAPIQVKGETKAVARERAERLLDRVGLGDKAKNYPSQLSGGQQQRVAIARALAMEPKLMLFDEPTSALDPELVGDVLDVMRGLAEDGMTMIVVTHEMGFAREVGDSLVFMDGGVVVESGHPRDVLGNPQHERTKAFLSKVL; this is translated from the coding sequence ATGGTGAAGGCCGAGGGCGTCCACAAGTCCTACGGCGCCGCGCACATCCTCAGGGGCATCGACCTCGAGGTCGCCCCGCGTGAGGTGTTCTGCCTGGTCGGCCCGTCCGGGTCGGGCAAGTCGACGTTCCTGCGGTGCATCAACCACCTGGAGCAGATCAACGCCGGCCGTCTTTCGGTCGACGGCCACCTGGTCGGCTACCGGCAGAAGGGCGACAAGCTCTACGAGCTGAAGGACAGCGAGGTCGCGGCGCAGCGCCGGGACATCGGCATGGTCTTCCAGCGCTTCAACCTGTTCCCGCACATGACGGCGCTGGCCAATGTCATGGAGGCGCCGATCCAGGTCAAGGGCGAGACGAAGGCCGTGGCACGTGAGCGTGCCGAGCGGCTGCTGGACCGGGTGGGTCTCGGCGACAAGGCCAAGAACTACCCGTCCCAGCTCTCCGGCGGCCAGCAGCAGCGTGTCGCCATCGCCCGTGCGCTGGCGATGGAGCCGAAGCTGATGCTCTTCGACGAGCCGACCTCGGCCCTCGACCCGGAGCTGGTGGGTGACGTGCTCGACGTCATGCGCGGCCTCGCCGAGGACGGCATGACGATGATCGTCGTCACGCACGAGATGGGCTTCGCCCGTGAGGTCGGCGACTCGCTCGTCTTCATGGACGGCGGTGTGGTGGTCGAGTCCGGCCACCCGCGCGACGTCCTGGGGAACCCGCAGCACGAGCGGACGAAGGCGTTCCTGTCCAAGGTGCTGTAG
- a CDS encoding class I SAM-dependent methyltransferase — protein MPDREERFRVMLDMVEATVGPEPRVLDLACGTGSITDRLLRRFPNATSTGVDLDPALLTIARGHFAGDERVTLGTADLKDPAWPAVLPHASYDAVLTATALHWLHSGPLTTLYGQVATLVRDGGVFMNADHMKDAATPRINAAERAQRHAAMDRARAAGALDWADWWALAAEDPVLAGPTAERFRIYGEHADGDTPSAEWHARTLREAGFGEARTVWASPSDALVLALK, from the coding sequence ATGCCCGACCGCGAGGAGCGGTTCCGGGTGATGCTCGACATGGTCGAGGCCACGGTCGGCCCCGAGCCGAGGGTGCTGGACCTTGCGTGCGGTACGGGGAGTATCACGGACAGACTGCTGCGGCGGTTCCCGAACGCCACCAGCACGGGGGTCGATCTTGATCCCGCGCTGTTGACCATCGCCCGGGGGCACTTCGCCGGCGACGAGCGCGTCACCTTGGGCACCGCCGATCTCAAGGATCCCGCGTGGCCGGCCGTGCTGCCGCATGCCTCGTACGACGCCGTGCTCACCGCCACCGCACTGCACTGGCTGCACAGCGGGCCGCTGACCACGCTGTACGGCCAGGTCGCAACGCTCGTCCGGGACGGCGGAGTGTTCATGAACGCCGACCATATGAAGGACGCGGCCACGCCCCGCATCAACGCGGCCGAACGGGCCCAGCGCCACGCCGCCATGGACCGCGCCCGCGCCGCAGGTGCGCTCGACTGGGCGGACTGGTGGGCGCTGGCCGCCGAGGACCCGGTGCTGGCCGGGCCGACCGCCGAACGGTTCCGGATCTACGGCGAACACGCCGACGGTGACACCCCTTCCGCCGAGTGGCATGCACGGACCCTGAGGGAGGCGGGCTTCGGGGAGGCGCGGACGGTGTGGGCCTCGCCGTCCGACGCGCTGGTGCTCGCCCTGAAGTAG
- a CDS encoding CGNR zinc finger domain-containing protein, which produces MELAYYSDYAVRLVNTEEPARGKDSLTSVEAVRELFGASTQAARRATDSDVTRFRSVRSRLRAVFAAADSGEETQAVDLLNSLLLEFPVSPQISGHDHRDEDGRPKWHMHLADHPSNATAGFAATAAMGLAFHLTEYGVDRLGLCQAAPCRNAYLDTSTNRSRRYCSDRCATRANVAAYRARKRLETERSASTSRTAESAHDAT; this is translated from the coding sequence GTGGAATTGGCCTATTACTCGGACTATGCCGTGCGCCTGGTCAACACCGAGGAGCCGGCCCGCGGCAAGGACTCCCTCACCTCGGTGGAGGCCGTCCGCGAGCTCTTCGGCGCGTCCACCCAGGCCGCTCGCCGTGCCACGGACTCCGACGTCACCCGCTTCCGGTCCGTACGGAGCCGGCTGCGCGCGGTCTTCGCCGCCGCCGACTCCGGCGAGGAGACCCAGGCGGTCGACCTGCTGAACTCGCTGCTGCTGGAGTTCCCGGTCAGCCCGCAGATCTCGGGCCACGACCACCGGGACGAGGACGGCCGCCCCAAGTGGCACATGCACCTCGCCGACCACCCCTCCAACGCGACGGCGGGCTTTGCCGCGACCGCCGCGATGGGCCTCGCCTTCCATCTCACGGAGTACGGCGTCGACCGGCTCGGCCTGTGCCAGGCGGCACCCTGCCGCAACGCCTATCTCGACACGTCCACCAACCGCTCGCGCCGCTACTGCTCCGACCGCTGCGCCACCCGCGCCAATGTGGCCGCCTACCGCGCCCGCAAGCGTCTGGAGACCGAACGGTCGGCGAGCACGAGCCGTACGGCCGAGAGCGCCCACGACGCCACATAG
- the sodX gene encoding nickel-type superoxide dismutase maturation protease has translation MTEQGREPTALFGVAEVTGRSMYPRLRHGDQLLVHYGAELRAGDVAVLRHPLQQDLLIVKRLVERRDGGWWVLGDNHGDEVVDSRAFGAVPDELMLARVRARYRPMLPGRRRTPVYVASWALSAVRLVLADRSVSRRLRAR, from the coding sequence ATGACGGAGCAGGGGCGGGAGCCCACGGCGCTGTTCGGCGTCGCCGAGGTGACCGGGCGTTCCATGTATCCCAGGCTGCGCCACGGGGACCAGCTGCTGGTGCACTACGGCGCCGAATTGCGGGCCGGGGACGTGGCGGTGCTGCGCCACCCGCTCCAGCAGGATCTCCTGATCGTCAAGCGCCTGGTCGAGCGGCGCGACGGCGGCTGGTGGGTGCTCGGGGACAACCACGGCGACGAGGTCGTGGACAGCCGCGCCTTCGGCGCCGTCCCCGACGAGCTGATGCTGGCGCGGGTGCGGGCGCGGTACCGGCCGATGCTGCCGGGGCGACGGCGTACACCCGTCTATGTGGCGTCGTGGGCGCTCTCGGCCGTACGGCTCGTGCTCGCCGACCGTTCGGTCTCCAGACGCTTGCGGGCGCGGTAG
- the sodN gene encoding superoxide dismutase, Ni, with amino-acid sequence MLSRLFAPKVKVSAHCDLPCGVYDPAQARIEAESVKAVQEKYQANEDPHFRARATVIKEQRAELAKHHISVLWSDYFKPPHFEKYPELHQLVNDALKALSAAKASTDPATGQKALDYIAQIDKIFWETKKA; translated from the coding sequence ATGCTCTCCCGCCTGTTTGCCCCCAAGGTGAAGGTCAGCGCGCACTGCGACCTCCCCTGCGGTGTCTACGACCCGGCCCAGGCCCGCATCGAGGCCGAGTCGGTCAAGGCCGTCCAGGAGAAGTACCAGGCCAACGAGGACCCGCACTTCCGGGCCCGCGCCACGGTCATCAAGGAGCAGCGTGCGGAACTCGCCAAGCACCACATCTCGGTGCTGTGGAGCGACTACTTCAAGCCCCCGCACTTCGAGAAGTACCCCGAGCTGCACCAGCTGGTCAACGACGCACTGAAGGCCCTGTCGGCCGCCAAGGCGTCGACGGACCCGGCCACGGGGCAGAAGGCTCTGGACTACATCGCCCAGATCGACAAGATCTTCTGGGAGACGAAGAAGGCCTGA